The stretch of DNA CCGAGAGTTTTTCCCGCGCGTTTACGCGGTTCCACGGGATTACCCCCACCGACGCAAGACACGGCGGAAACGTCAAATCTTTTTCGCGGCTTTCCGTAAAATTGATTTTATCGGGAGGCAACACCATGGATTACAGAATCGAAGAAAAACCGGCATTTACAATCATCTGTAAAAAGAAACAAGTCAACAAACCGCAGGGCGATACCGCCACAGTCGATATTTCGGCATTTTGGGGCGAATGCACTCAGAACGGCACCATCGACGCGCTTTGCAAGTATGCAAAATTCGATACTATGAAGGGTATCCTCGGCATCTGTTTTTCCGGAGAAATGGCGGATTCCGGCTTTCCCTATGGCATCGGCGCGGAATATAACCGCGTTCCCGTAAAAGACGCAGGTTTTGATATCATCGAAATCCCGGCATATACCTATGCGGTATTTCAGTGCAAAGGCAAAATGCCCGACGCTTTCAAAGACACCTATCAAAAAATCTGCACCGAGTTCTTCCCGCAGAGCAATTATGAATACGGCAACGGTTTGGAATTAGAGGTCTATCCGTCAGCCGATGTGCAAAGCCCGGATTTCTCCTGTGAAATCTGGATCGCAGTGAACAAAAAGAAATAGACCAGCGAAAATCATTAAAGGCATCTTTCAGAAATGGCAGATGCTTTTTTATCCCCAAGGTTAGTGTAAGAAGATGTTCAGGCCTCCGATTCAAACCGGAGGCCTGCTTTATCAATTATATGAAATGATGTTTAATAGTGGAATGAATTACGCCAGCTTACTCAGCTCTACAGCAATCTGCGCAGCAACTTTGGCATTGTTGAACACCAGTTGAATGTTAGAGTCCAG from Oscillospiraceae bacterium encodes:
- a CDS encoding GyrI-like domain-containing protein gives rise to the protein ESFSRAFTRFHGITPTDARHGGNVKSFSRLSVKLILSGGNTMDYRIEEKPAFTIICKKKQVNKPQGDTATVDISAFWGECTQNGTIDALCKYAKFDTMKGILGICFSGEMADSGFPYGIGAEYNRVPVKDAGFDIIEIPAYTYAVFQCKGKMPDAFKDTYQKICTEFFPQSNYEYGNGLELEVYPSADVQSPDFSCEIWIAVNKKK